In a genomic window of Candidatus Competibacteraceae bacterium:
- a CDS encoding zinc-binding alcohol dehydrogenase, with protein MPQKNLTARAFWVTAPGRGELLDGPLFDPKPNEVLIRTLYTGISRGTESRVFRGEVPPSQYQAMRAPFQEGDFPAPVKYGYCNVGVVESGPAALRGRTVFCLYPHQDCYVVPAAAVTLVPSRIPPGRAVLAANLETALNVLWDASPRLGDRVTIIGAGVVGCLIARLASRLPGCQIQLVDTDAAKETVAEALGVRWVAPDRAEGGQDLVLHASGAPEGLAAALRLAGFEAVIVEASWFGTHPVNLPLGEDFHAKRLTIRSSQVGAIATAQRPRWNHPRRMSTVMELLDDPVLDAVFSGESPFVELPRVMAELSHNPQGVLCHRLVYTQ; from the coding sequence ATGCCCCAAAAGAACCTGACCGCCCGCGCGTTTTGGGTGACGGCGCCCGGTCGTGGCGAGCTTTTGGATGGGCCGTTGTTCGATCCTAAGCCCAATGAGGTATTGATCAGAACGCTCTACACCGGCATCAGCCGCGGCACCGAAAGTCGGGTGTTTCGCGGCGAAGTGCCACCCAGCCAGTATCAAGCCATGCGCGCGCCCTTTCAGGAAGGCGATTTTCCAGCGCCGGTGAAATACGGCTATTGCAACGTCGGCGTGGTCGAGAGCGGTCCGGCGGCTTTGCGCGGGCGAACGGTGTTTTGCCTCTATCCCCATCAGGATTGCTATGTCGTCCCGGCGGCGGCGGTCACGCTAGTTCCAAGCCGGATTCCGCCCGGCCGGGCAGTGCTGGCCGCCAACCTGGAAACTGCCCTTAACGTATTGTGGGACGCTTCACCCCGGCTGGGAGACCGCGTCACGATCATCGGTGCGGGTGTGGTTGGTTGCCTGATCGCCCGACTGGCCAGCCGGTTGCCGGGCTGCCAGATTCAGTTAGTAGACACCGATGCGGCTAAGGAAACAGTGGCTGAAGCGCTGGGCGTGCGCTGGGTCGCGCCAGATCGGGCGGAAGGCGGGCAAGATCTAGTGCTCCACGCCAGCGGAGCGCCGGAGGGCTTGGCGGCGGCGCTGCGGCTGGCCGGTTTCGAAGCGGTGATCGTGGAAGCCAGCTGGTTCGGCACTCACCCGGTCAATTTACCGCTCGGCGAGGACTTCCACGCCAAACGACTGACGATCCGCAGCTCTCAAGTCGGCGCCATCGCTACCGCGCAGCGCCCCCGCTGGAACCACCCGCGGCGCATGAGCACGGTCATGGAGCTACTGGACGATCCGGTGCTAGATGCGGTCTTCAGCGGCGAAAGTCCCTTTGTGGAATTGCCGCGCGTCATGGCCGAACTCAGCCACAATCCGCAAGGTGTGTTATGCCATCGTCTGGTCTATACCCAGTAG
- a CDS encoding MaoC family dehydratase N-terminal domain-containing protein: MSEIDLDHLRTWIGKSRADEDLIAARHARLMAATVDYWATERIRDGERLPPSWHWLYFLDGPPTSQLGGDGHPARGGFLPPVPLSNRMWAGGRVSIQAPATIGSTVRKTSTIVKVDHKQGRSGDLVFVTVIHELHTVQGELLIREDQDIVYKDFTPPGQKTSAPPAPPPAPHTKTYTPTSTMLFRYSALTFNAHRIHYDMDYCREVEGYPSPVVHGPLNATLLADYAEELSGGRVREFRYRGLAPATLGHSITLHATPGEKSTALQARLDNGTVCMEAEAIIG, translated from the coding sequence ATGAGCGAAATCGATCTCGACCACCTCAGAACCTGGATCGGAAAATCGCGCGCCGACGAGGATTTAATCGCAGCCCGTCACGCCCGGCTGATGGCCGCGACGGTCGATTACTGGGCGACGGAGCGCATTCGCGACGGCGAGCGCCTGCCGCCATCATGGCATTGGCTCTATTTTCTGGATGGACCGCCGACCAGCCAGCTCGGCGGCGACGGCCATCCCGCGCGCGGCGGGTTCCTACCGCCGGTGCCGCTATCCAATCGCATGTGGGCCGGCGGCCGCGTATCGATCCAGGCGCCAGCCACCATCGGCTCTACCGTGCGCAAAACATCAACCATCGTGAAAGTCGACCACAAACAGGGCCGTTCCGGCGACCTGGTTTTCGTGACCGTGATCCACGAGCTGCACACCGTGCAGGGCGAGTTGCTGATTCGCGAGGACCAGGACATCGTTTACAAGGATTTCACGCCGCCGGGTCAAAAAACCAGTGCTCCGCCTGCCCCGCCGCCCGCGCCGCACACTAAAACATACACGCCCACCTCAACCATGCTGTTCCGCTATTCGGCGCTGACCTTCAACGCCCACCGCATCCATTACGACATGGACTATTGTCGTGAGGTCGAAGGCTATCCAAGCCCGGTGGTTCACGGTCCGCTGAACGCCACCCTGCTGGCCGATTACGCTGAAGAGCTCAGCGGCGGTCGGGTGCGCGAATTTCGTTATCGCGGTTTGGCCCCCGCGACGCTCGGCCACTCCATCACGCTCCATGCCACTCCTGGGGAAAAGAGCACCGCCCTTCAGGCGCGACTCGACAACGGTACGGTCTGCATGGAGGCCGAAGCGATTATCGGCTGA
- a CDS encoding cupin domain-containing protein encodes MDTRKLLLKAADIENMIGNKKTHFLNPNAVRINKSLGDAVGLNHIGVHIIYVEPGKDTTEYHKHYYEEECIYILSGNGLLVIEGDQYQMEKGDFVAFPRNTAAHSLANKGQETLVCLVMGQRLAQDVADYPNKQKRLYRNSGEWNLVDLKAITNPKK; translated from the coding sequence ATGGATACTAGAAAACTACTGCTAAAAGCAGCCGATATCGAGAACATGATTGGCAATAAAAAGACCCACTTTCTCAATCCTAATGCTGTGCGTATCAATAAATCGCTTGGGGATGCGGTCGGCCTAAATCACATTGGCGTGCATATCATCTATGTTGAGCCTGGAAAGGATACCACCGAATACCACAAACACTATTACGAAGAAGAATGCATTTATATTCTTTCTGGAAACGGCTTACTGGTTATCGAGGGAGATCAATACCAAATGGAGAAAGGCGATTTTGTGGCCTTTCCACGCAACACCGCCGCTCACAGCCTCGCGAACAAAGGACAAGAAACCTTGGTTTGCTTAGTAATGGGGCAGCGGCTAGCACAAGATGTCGCCGATTATCCGAATAAGCAGAAGCGCCTTTATCGCAACAGCGGCGAGTGGAACCTGGTCGATTTGAAGGCTATTACGAATCCAAAAAAATGA
- a CDS encoding N-acetyltransferase: MAITHVTELAFRSVSHSDHTEQFIVLALRRAEVLSVSLVAEHATQVVGHIAFSPVQFSDGSLHWHGLGPVSVLPEFQRRGIGKALISSGLARLRLLGAAGCVVLGEPSYYGRFGFKNRRGCVLEGVPQEYFLSLAFGQHSTAGKVTYHEAFDAKG, translated from the coding sequence ATGGCTATTACTCATGTAACGGAGTTGGCGTTTCGGTCAGTTTCGCATAGCGACCACACTGAGCAGTTCATTGTTCTAGCTCTGCGTCGTGCCGAGGTGCTTTCTGTTTCTCTCGTCGCCGAGCATGCAACTCAGGTGGTGGGCCATATTGCTTTCTCACCCGTGCAATTCTCAGATGGTTCGTTGCATTGGCATGGTCTTGGCCCAGTATCTGTTCTGCCAGAGTTTCAGCGCCGAGGTATCGGTAAGGCACTCATCAGCAGCGGCCTTGCTAGGCTTCGCTTGCTTGGTGCAGCTGGCTGCGTTGTGCTGGGCGAGCCGAGCTATTACGGGCGGTTCGGCTTCAAAAACCGGCGTGGGTGCGTATTGGAGGGTGTTCCCCAAGAGTATTTCCTGTCGTTGGCGTTTGGGCAGCATTCTACAGCGGGTAAGGTTACTTACCATGAAGCATTCGATGCAAAGGGCTAA
- the gcvH gene encoding glycine cleavage system protein GcvH, which yields MSKSIIPTHLRYTENHEWVLASTDGTVLIGITDHAQHLLGDLVFIEIPEVGRAVAADESCAVVESVKAASDVYSPLDGVIVEVNENLADNPELVNQDPYGEGWILRIETTATLDGLLDAIAYEALARADDEENGEFPSTLANPALI from the coding sequence ATGAGCAAGAGCATCATTCCCACACACCTGCGCTATACCGAAAATCACGAATGGGTGCTGGCCAGCACCGACGGGACCGTCCTGATCGGCATCACCGACCACGCTCAACATCTGTTGGGCGATCTGGTGTTCATCGAAATCCCGGAAGTCGGCCGCGCGGTCGCCGCTGACGAAAGCTGCGCGGTGGTCGAATCGGTCAAGGCCGCTTCCGATGTGTACAGCCCGCTGGATGGCGTGATCGTCGAAGTCAACGAAAACCTGGCGGATAACCCGGAACTGGTCAATCAAGATCCCTACGGCGAAGGGTGGATTCTTCGGATCGAGACTACCGCTACGTTGGATGGCTTATTGGACGCCATCGCCTACGAAGCCCTCGCTCGCGCCGACGACGAAGAAAACGGTGAGTTCCCGAGCACGCTGGCCAATCCGGCCTTGATTTGA
- the tpx gene encoding thiol peroxidase — MATITFKGNPVTTNGDLPAVGAAAPDFKLVKGDLSDVGLSAFAGKKKLMSIVPSLDTSVCALSTRKLNEESKKHPDAVVLIVSADLPFAQKRFCDNEGLSNVVPLSMMRSRNFAKDYGVLQESGPLAGLTARAVVVLDENNRVRYTELVPEIAQEPNYAAALAALN, encoded by the coding sequence ATGGCTACCATCACCTTCAAAGGCAACCCCGTCACCACCAACGGCGACCTTCCGGCCGTCGGCGCCGCCGCTCCCGATTTCAAGCTGGTCAAGGGCGATCTGAGCGATGTCGGTTTGAGCGCGTTCGCCGGCAAGAAAAAGCTAATGAGCATTGTCCCTAGCCTTGATACTTCGGTCTGCGCCCTGTCCACCCGCAAGCTCAATGAAGAGTCGAAGAAACATCCCGATGCGGTCGTGCTGATCGTTTCAGCCGATCTGCCCTTCGCCCAAAAGCGCTTTTGCGACAATGAAGGCTTGAGCAACGTGGTGCCGCTGTCGATGATGCGCTCGCGCAACTTCGCCAAGGATTACGGCGTCTTGCAGGAAAGCGGCCCGCTGGCGGGGCTGACCGCCCGCGCCGTGGTGGTGCTGGATGAAAACAACCGGGTTCGCTACACCGAACTGGTGCCGGAAATCGCCCAAGAACCCAATTACGCGGCGGCGCTGGCGGCGCTGAACTAA
- a CDS encoding diacylglycerol kinase, which produces MAFQNHTGWRRLINATGYSWAGLKAAWRNEEAFRQESLLCALLAPFALWLGDNAVERALLVGSLLLIVIVELLNTGIEAAIDRIGPERHELSGRAKDIGSAAVSVALLNAALVWLLLLLS; this is translated from the coding sequence ATGGCCTTTCAAAACCACACTGGCTGGCGGCGGCTGATCAATGCGACCGGCTATTCTTGGGCGGGGCTTAAAGCGGCCTGGCGCAACGAGGAAGCGTTCCGTCAGGAAAGCCTGTTGTGCGCGCTGCTGGCACCGTTCGCCTTGTGGCTGGGCGACAATGCGGTCGAGCGCGCGTTGTTGGTCGGCAGCCTGCTGTTGATCGTGATCGTCGAACTGCTCAATACCGGCATCGAAGCGGCCATCGACCGCATCGGCCCGGAACGGCACGAACTGTCGGGTCGGGCCAAGGATATCGGTTCGGCGGCGGTGTCGGTCGCGCTGCTCAACGCCGCTCTGGTGTGGCTACTCCTGTTATTATCGTAA
- a CDS encoding glycosyltransferase family 4 protein translates to MTDQRPIRAWHFGPGGTRGRGGMGRFLAYLIPTLNRENPDLNCQVIDSYGPGAFWQMPFWFGIALWRLGWNAALGRIDLVHLHMAAYGSILRKILLLMVARAFSVPVLVHLHGADFVEFMDRLPVFMRYFFINRLKSATYLVAIGDYWCYYVTQSLGIPTDRVVVIHNGVPDPLREAGIAERTASRADHRLLSLGELGPRKGTPEVLAALATPEVRELAWSAVLAGNGPVEAYRDETRRLNLAERVELPGWIESARAWRLLAESGIFLLPSRMEGLPVAILEAMAIGATVITTPVGAITDAIEEGVTGLLVPAGDAPALAQAIARLLRDPALRARLAEAARRRFEERFTIERTAEKIAALYRRVAAQPVRESLM, encoded by the coding sequence ATGACTGACCAACGACCAATCCGGGCTTGGCACTTCGGTCCCGGCGGCACGCGCGGGCGCGGCGGCATGGGACGCTTCCTGGCGTATCTGATCCCGACGCTGAATCGGGAAAATCCCGATCTGAACTGTCAGGTCATCGATAGCTACGGGCCGGGCGCATTCTGGCAAATGCCCTTCTGGTTCGGCATCGCGTTGTGGCGGTTGGGCTGGAACGCGGCGCTGGGCCGGATCGATCTGGTCCATCTGCACATGGCCGCTTACGGCAGCATCTTGCGCAAGATACTGTTGTTAATGGTGGCCCGCGCTTTCAGCGTGCCGGTGCTCGTCCATTTGCACGGCGCCGACTTTGTGGAGTTCATGGATCGCCTGCCAGTTTTTATGCGTTATTTTTTTATCAATCGTCTTAAAAGTGCTACCTATCTAGTGGCAATCGGCGATTACTGGTGTTATTATGTGACCCAATCTTTGGGGATTCCAACGGATCGGGTGGTGGTGATCCACAACGGTGTTCCCGATCCGCTGCGGGAGGCGGGCATCGCCGAGCGCACCGCCAGCCGTGCCGATCATCGGTTGCTGTCATTGGGTGAGTTAGGGCCGCGCAAGGGGACACCCGAGGTGCTAGCGGCGCTCGCCACGCCCGAGGTGCGCGAGCTGGCTTGGTCGGCCGTCCTGGCGGGCAACGGGCCGGTGGAGGCGTATCGGGACGAGACGCGACGCCTGAATCTGGCGGAGCGGGTCGAATTGCCCGGCTGGATCGAAAGCGCGCGGGCGTGGCGCTTGTTGGCCGAAAGCGGCATTTTTCTGTTGCCTTCGCGCATGGAAGGGCTGCCGGTGGCGATTTTGGAAGCGATGGCGATTGGCGCCACCGTGATCACCACGCCGGTCGGAGCCATTACCGACGCCATCGAAGAGGGCGTCACCGGCTTGCTGGTGCCGGCGGGTGATGCCCCCGCGCTGGCGCAGGCCATCGCTCGGTTGCTGCGCGATCCCGCCTTGCGGGCGCGGCTGGCTGAGGCGGCGCGCCGGCGCTTCGAGGAGCGTTTCACCATCGAACGCACCGCCGAGAAAATAGCGGCGCTGTATCGTCGCGTCGCGGCCCAGCCTGTACGGGAGTCGCTGATGTAA